The genomic DNA GTCCTGCTTTGAGTGGGGAAATGCGTCGCTCtcatctccccaccccccaccttcccaTCTGCCCAGGACAATTTGAGGCTCCCAGAGATGGTGAACCCGGAAAACCCGGACAACCAGGGCAACCGGGACAGCCAGGAGGACCAGGGCCCCCTggaccccccggcccccccgggcCTGCCGGACTGCCAGGCTCGCACAGCTATGCAGGTACGCTCACCAAGGATGCCTCCGTCCATCTGTCCACCCCCATCCTGCTTTCATCAGCAGCAGGAGGCCTCAGCCCTGGTACTGGAAAACCATGAGCCTGTGGGGTTTCTGTTGCTAACTCAGCAACTCAGTGAGCAGATAAAGCATTGCACAGCTAAACTCATTGGGTCTCTTCTGGTTGCTGACTGTTAGCAGAAAGCAAAGCTAGTCAGACACTATGGGTCACCAGGACTAGGGTTGGTTGGGCTCTGTGGAGGAAGTTCCGATCGTCaccatttgaatatttttgccccccccccaggagagcCCAGAACAGGTGCACGTGGTCCCACGGGTCCTGCAGGACCCCCAGGTCCTCCAGGGGAGCCAGGTAAGTccatttcataataaaaacatcCTGAGCTGGCTGCTAGGATAAATGCTCTGTGTggtcatttagggccacaatCAACCGTGGGCCACACAATTTAGGTAtgaaaagtttttcttttttgaagacACTTTAATTGTGCAGTATTCACAGGTTCATAGCTTTTTTGATGCTATTGTTCTTGTACTGGTTCCCCGGTCTGTGATCGCCGACACAACCTACCCCCCACCACTCCTTATTCGCAATTGCTTCACCCCCCCattccactccccccccccccccacccccctcgctgATCCGCGATCCGTTCCTtccagttcatttttgtttagggccaccaaaatcctagagcCGTTGGGTAGAACCTGAAGCACATGTAACAGACCTAAACTGAAGGCCAGAGAATAAACCAATGAGAAGCTTTGTAGAGACCAGATGTTAGTAAATATCAGCTGGAGCGATATCATACACCTCTTGCTGATGTTTCTTCATCCTAGGTGTGGGTTTGCCGGGCCccaggggagaaagaggggaaccTGGAAGATACGTGGGCACCTCCGGTAGGAAACAGGCTAATGGCTGAAATCTTTAAGCCCAGTGGTTATCCGTGAAGACTCTTCCCTCATGAACATCATAGTAGCATCAGCGCAGGTGACTGTTGTGTTTATTCTTGGTTCTGTTCTGCAGAAACGCATTTCTCTGGATACCCTGGACCGGCTGGGCCTCCCGGACCTCCTGGCACTCCTGGAGCTCCCGGCACACCTGGACAGAAAGGATCGCAGGGTAGGCTGCACTCCAGACCCAAACCGAAAACACTCTTCTCTGTACTGTACAGAGTGCTTTGGTCACCGGGGCGGACATTGACTGAGACACACTCTCCTTCAGCTACCACTTTCACTTTGTTTATTTACGTTCacaattgcattttacatttatatttatattaatattttacatttagatttatattttgacatttagTAGGCACTTATCCACATGACGTGCATAGACTACAATTTTACATACAATCtatttataaagctggatattCTTATTGAAGCCATTCACATTAAGTGTATTGTGCTGTTTGTCTCTGTATATACTGTGGCTGTCCACACAGATTGGTTTCCCTTGACGCTCTCAGCATGATCTCCCTTCAGTCTTATCCTGTATTATTGTCAGAGTGTTCTTGTAGGTGTGCAGTATCCACTTCATGAAACAGTCACAATGTATCTCCAATTACTTTTGCAGGTAGCCAAGGAGCAAGGGGATATCAAGGTAAGAAACCTGTTTCCATGGTACCAACTTGcatattttctgtaatttcaCTTATGTATTTGCTTCAGTGCAACCCAGTGTGATTAGGGTTAGATAGATAGGCTTATTAGAATGTGACATGGCAGTAATAACTGGCTCTGACAGCAAGATCTACACTTTCCTGAAAGGTGAGCAGACCTCAGTGTTGATACTTGTTTATATGCGGCAGGCGAATGAAGCTTCTTATTAAATGAGAGAGATATACTTCATCTACACACCTTTTCTGGACTAAATGTCTGGACCGGTCAATTGGTccgaggtcagaggtcacgattaattttttttccctccgtgTTCAGGGGAACCAGGCACCCCGGGTGCTCCAGGGAGTCCCGGGAGTCCAGGCAGCAGCTATGCAGACACAGCACGAGGTCAGTCATGACTGTATAGTTTGCGAAAAACTACTATCATTCGATCAAAAGCCATGCATTGTAAATCCTCAGTTAGCATTTATGATTGGGGAGgcaaggggaaaaataaaaatattaaaaatttgtGTACATTAATAAAGACATGATGTCGTGATGATGTCATTATGTTCCACACCTAGTCGTTCCGGGGCCTCCAGGCTCTCCGGGACCCCCCGGCCCGATGGGACCAGGGGGACCGATGGGCCCCGCTGGGCCGCAAGGATCTAAAGGTGAGCAACGCACTGTAATCACACTTTACACACCTTCATCATACATCCCCACGTTTGTATCTAACATAAATAGTTATGTATATCTAAGGCTTTATAATAATAGTTCATGTTTTGACAGTCACTTCATGGAATTAGAGTGGTATGAGATACATGAGGCACCTATACTGAGTCCGGGCTTTCACTGCTTTGGGATCTGATACTGACATTGGGTCAAATGGATAGTTTGACATTAGGTCTAAACTAACTCTTGATATCCACTGGAGGTTGATATCCACTGGACGGTGTGACATGACATTAGGTCTAAACTAACTCTAGATATCCACTGGAGGTTGATATCCACTGGATGGTGTGACATGACATTAGGTCTAAACTAACTCTGGATATCCACTGGAGTTTCGAGCCTGCGGCTCTCAGTGTTTGGCTGGACCtggtgctggtgttggtgttgtttCTGAGTTCTT from Anguilla rostrata isolate EN2019 chromosome 18, ASM1855537v3, whole genome shotgun sequence includes the following:
- the LOC135245069 gene encoding uncharacterized protein LOC135245069, with the protein product MVNPENPDNQGNRDSQEDQGPLDPPAPPGLPDCQARTAMQESPEQVHVVPRVLQDPQVLQGSQVWVCRAPGEKEGNLEDTWAPPKRISLDTLDRLGLPDLLALLELPAHLDRKDRRVAKEQGDIKGNQAPRVLQGVPGVQAAAMQTQHESFRGLQALRDPPARWDQGDRWAPLGRKDLKVMPGYQVLLEYQGLQEARFQAPEAYRDPLAHPGPLDPQGGKGEVAQISVSTWQSTSRVTQSGSP